One window of the Eucalyptus grandis isolate ANBG69807.140 chromosome 8, ASM1654582v1, whole genome shotgun sequence genome contains the following:
- the LOC120287125 gene encoding lectin-like: MGRTWKRKQRAEDIQEGKEVSMRPDAEATKEERRRERRPPLLAVTFVRKAANSDSPIGIEELCNRIYGGVFMNPNKLKFWVDQDLEKHCFLLLAQELSITGINNERYWGWIDQKEKCRGWHAPVNLNLALLDGTTQGRIENLEEKRKGEWINILVGTFMTNPKNVGEINFRLVCA, translated from the exons ATGGGGAGAACatggaagagaaaacaaaggGCGGAAGACATACAGGAAGGAAAGGAAGTTTCAATGAGGCCAGATGCAGAAGCCacgaaagaagagagaagaagggagagaagGCCTCCTCTCCTCGCCGTAACTTTTGTTAGAAAAGCGGCGAACTCGGATTCCCCTATCGGCATCGAAGAATTGTGCAATCGGATCTACGGTGGGGTGTTCATGAATCCTAACAAACTG AAGTTCTGGGTCGACCAAGATCTCGAAAAGCATTGCTTCTTGTTGCTTGCTCAAGAGTTATCCATCACTGGGATCAACAATGAGCGATACTGGGGTTGGATCGACCAGAAGGAAAAATG caGAGGGTGGCATGCTCCAGTGAACCTAAACCTGGCCCTACTGGATGGAACCACGCAGGGACGTATTGAGAATTTGGAGGAGAAGCGGAAGGGTGAATGGATAAACATCCTTGTCGGTACATTCATGACGAATCCGAAGAATGTTGGCGAGATAAACTTTAGGctagtttgtgcatga